The DNA window TTGCTATGCGGCCTTCCCGGCGCGATAATTTTGGAAGCCCTTCCTGGCTCGTCTCTCTAGCGAATCCAGGGAGGGCTTTTCTATGTCTGGTATAACCATTCGTCCGGCACAATGCACCTTTAATTTTGGCGATTGTGTTACCGCCTTTCTCACCCAGCCGGGCTTGCCGTTCGCTTCGATTCTTGCCGCGGAACGTATTCGCCGCGTGTTTGCTCTGCACGGCGGGTTGTTCGGACGAATCTACTCCACCGCAATCGTGCTCTGGGCGTTTCTGGGCCAGGTCTTGCGCGACGGCAAAGAAGCCAGCTGCCAGTCCGCCGTATCGCGAATCAGCAGCCACTGTCTGCTCACCCGTGGAGTCGGCGTCGATCCGGACACGCGCGACTATTGCCGCGCCCGGGCCAAACTGCCCGAAGGGGCGCTGCGGCAACTGGCGGGTGAAATTGCCAGCAACAGCGAGCAGGAAATCGACGCCAAATTCTTGTTCAAGAATCGCCACGCGAAACTGATCGACGGCTCGACGTTCACGATGGCCGACACGCGAGCGAACCAGGAAGCGTATCCCCAGCACGCGTCGCAACAGCCGGGCATCGGCTTCCCGATCGCCCGCTTTGTGGTGGTCGTGTCGCTGGCGACCGCGTGCGTGATCGACGCCGCCATCGCCAGGTTTCAAGGGAAAGAAACAGGCGAAACGGCTTTGCTGCGGCAGTTGCTGCACTGCTTCGCCGCGGGCGACGTCGCCGTGGCCGACCGGTTCTATGGCAATTACTGGGTGGTCGCTTTCTTGACGCTGCAAGGCGTCGACGTCTGCTTTCGCAAACATCAAAAACGTCCTACGGATTTCCGACGCGGACGACGGATAGGATACAAAGATCATCTCCTTACCTGGAGCCGCCCCGATCGTCCCGAATGGATGAGTGAAGAACTCTACGCGCAGATGCCATTAACGATACGGTTGCGAGAAATTCAGTATGTCGTTGAGAGAGCCGGCAGAAAACAGTCGCCCTTTGTCGTGATCACGACGTTGTTCCAGGAGCAGGGCGAGCAGGAATTCACCTCTGACGAGATCGCCGATTTCTACGGATTCCGCTGGCATGCGGAGCTCGATCTGCGATCGATCAAAACGCACATGAACCTGCGTCACTTGCGTTGCAAGACGCCGGCGATGGTGCATCGGCAGTTCTGGACGACGCTGATCGCTTACAACGCGATCCGGCTGACGGCCTGCTGTAGTGCGACGCTGTCTGGCGTACCTCCGCGCCGGATCAGCT is part of the Lignipirellula cremea genome and encodes:
- a CDS encoding IS4 family transposase; this translates as MSGITIRPAQCTFNFGDCVTAFLTQPGLPFASILAAERIRRVFALHGGLFGRIYSTAIVLWAFLGQVLRDGKEASCQSAVSRISSHCLLTRGVGVDPDTRDYCRARAKLPEGALRQLAGEIASNSEQEIDAKFLFKNRHAKLIDGSTFTMADTRANQEAYPQHASQQPGIGFPIARFVVVVSLATACVIDAAIARFQGKETGETALLRQLLHCFAAGDVAVADRFYGNYWVVAFLTLQGVDVCFRKHQKRPTDFRRGRRIGYKDHLLTWSRPDRPEWMSEELYAQMPLTIRLREIQYVVERAGRKQSPFVVITTLFQEQGEQEFTSDEIADFYGFRWHAELDLRSIKTHMNLRHLRCKTPAMVHRQFWTTLIAYNAIRLTACCSATLSGVPPRRISFARTCEYVLAGWELLSGVASIPAHALLQYSEERLMQIARCLVGNRPGRYEPRVLKKRQTNYGLMVQPRAVLKERLAHGDNSFETK